The Cellulophaga sp. RHA19 genome includes the window TCTTATTATACTGATTTAGAGCTTGTTTACAAAATGTAAAATACTGGTAAAAACTACTATCTTTGCAATTACAAATTTAGAACACAGATGAACTTAGATCTTATACCTCAAATAAAACACACAAAAAGCGACAATTTTTTCTTACTATCTGGCCCTTGTGCTATAGAAGGAGAAGATATGGCTTTGCGCATTGCAGAAAAAATAATTACAATTACAGATAAGTTAGAAATTCCTTATGTTTTTAAGGGAAGTTTTAAAAAAGCAAACCGTAGTAGAGTAGATTCTTTTACAGGTATTGGCGATGACAAAGCACTTAAAATTCTTAGAAAAGTTTCTGAAACCTTTAATGTTCCTACAGTTACAGATATTCATGAAGTATCTGATGCTGAAAAAGCTGCAGAATATGTAGATATCTTACAAATACCTGCTTTTTTAGTTAGACAAACAGATTTAGTTGTAGCTGCTGCAAATACAGGTAAAGTTGTGAATCTTAAAAAAGGACAATTTATGAGTCCAGAAAGTATGCAACACGCCGTTACTAAGGTTACAGATAGCAACAACCAGCAAGTTATGGTTACAGACCGTGGTACTATGTTTGGCTACCAAGATATGATTGTAGATTTTAGAGGCATACCAACTATGAAGCAATATGCACCTGTTTTATTAGATGTAACACACTCTTTACAACAGCCAAACCAATCTTCTGGTGTTACAGGTGGTAGACCAGATATGATAGAGACCATTGCTAGAGCTGGTATTGTAACTGGTGCAGATGGTATTTTTATGGAAACACATTTTGACCCAGCTAATGCTAAAAGTGATGGCGCAAATATGTTACACTTAGACCATTTAGAGCGCGTACTAACAAACCTTGTTGCTATTAGAAAAACTGTAAATAGTTTAAAATAGAACATCAATTCATCAATCAAAAAACCAATCAAACTTACCAAACCAATGTTTAAAAACATCGTATTATTTTGTATTGCTTTAATAAGCACTACACAACTTGTTGCGCAAGAAAGTTACACATTTGGACAATTATCTGATTTTGATAAAAACTTTACTGTTTACGAAAAAGATAGTACAGCTAATGCTGTTGTACTTTATGAAAAAGGGAATAATCAATTCTTAGTAATTGATAACAAAATTTTAATCGAAAAAAAATATTATGTAAAAATTAAAATTTTAAAAAAAGAAGGTCTTGGTAATGCTAATATTATTATACCATTTAAATCTACTGAAAAAATTTCTGAAATAGTTTTTGATATAAACGCAATTACTCACAATAAAGATTCTCAAAATAATCTATCTCAAAGTGATATCTACCGAGTTGGTATCGGACTAAATTTAGGTGCGGTAAAATTTGCTTTCCCTAATGTAAAAGTTGGTAGTATTATAGAGTATGAATATACTTTATTGTCTCCATTTATTTATAATTTTAAAGGATGGGAGTTTCAGAGTAATATTCCAAAAATATATAGTGAATTTAATGCTAAAATACCCGGAAACTATAAATATAACAGAAGTTTAATAGGTTTTTTAAAGTTAGATATTAACGAATCTAAAAAAGAAAAGAATTGTTTTAATGTTGGATTTGCTTATGCTGCAGAATGTGAAGTTTTAAAATATGCTATAAATGATATCCCAGCCTTTGATCTAGATGAAGAATTCACTCTATCACCTCTTAATTATCTTTCTAGAATAGATTTTGAATTAGCTTCTACCGTGAGTTTTAACATAGGTAAAGTTCATAATTACACAGCAAGTTGGGAAGATGTAGACAAAGAATTTAAAAAAGATAAAAACATAGGTAGGCAATTAACTAAAAAAGGTTTTTTTGAAAAAAATGTACCAGAATCACTATTAACAGAGGGTGACTCTTTAACCAGAGCTAAAAACATTTTTAATTTTGTTAAAGATAGGTTTACTTGGAATAACAAGTATGGTATTTATAGAAACATAAGGGTAAAAAGTGCTTTTGATAATAAAACGGGAAATATAGGTGAAATAAATATATCTTTAATAAACTTACTTAATAGCGCCGGTTTAAAAACAGATTTAGTACTACTATCTACCAGAAGTAATGGATTACCAAAAAAATCGCACCCAGTAATATCTGATTTTAATTATGTTATAGCCAAAACAGTAATTGGAGGTAAAACTTATTTACTAGATGCATCTGACAAGTTAATGCCATTTGGTATGCTACCTTACAGAGCATTAAACTACCAAGGTAGAGTAATGGATTTTAAAAACGATAGTTACTGGGAAACTATTACGCCAGAAGAAGATAATCAACTTTATGTTTTAGCTAACTTAGCATTAGATCCAGAAAGTCATAAAATTACAGGTTCCTACAATGAAATGAATAGTGGTTATTTAGCTATTGAAAGAAAAAAAGTTTTAAATAGTACTACAGAAGATGATTATTTAAACGATAAGGAAAAAGAGATTGGAGCTAGTGCGGAAATTGACGAATATAATTTAGTTGAAGAACAAAGCAATGAAAAACGTACTGTTGAAAATTTCTCATACACTAATAACACCATACTAGACCAAAATACATTATACATAAACCCGTTTTTAGTTAAGTCTTTTAGCTCAACTAACCCTTTTACTGCCGAAGAGCGTAAATATCCAGTAGATTTTGGATTTAAACGTACTTATACATATGCAGCCAAAATAACTATTCCAACAGAATATACCATTGAAGAAATACCAAAAAATATTAACTTATCTCTACCTAACAAAGGAGGCAGATTGCAAATGTTGGTCAACTCAAAATCTAACTTAATTACAGTATCTTTTAAATTAATAATAAATAAAGAACAGTACAGTCCCAATGAATATTTTTCATTAAAAGAATTATTTAAACAAGTAACTAATGCTCAAAACAATTCTTTAATCGTTTTAAAAAAAGCATAACTTAATGTTAATTCGATAAAAAAAATCATAAATATTTTAGATTTAACTAGTTATTTTCTTACAAATCCAATACTTTTATCTTTCAATCAAAAATTAGATAAAGGATGAAAATCATAAAATGTTTATTTGCATTAACACTTGTTGTGCTTAGTTTCTCTTGTAAAGAAAAATCTAAAGAAAATGGAGTTACTATTGGCTCTTTATACATTTCTAAAGCTACATTAAAACCTGGTGACTCACTAGATCTTAAATACACAACAGATGCTAATGAAGAAGATATTAGTGCTTTTTATTATTACACTGTAGGCTCTAAAACCTACCCTGTAGATATTACGCTAAATAAAGCAGATAGTCTTTACAAATCTACCATAGTTATACCAGACTCTGCTACTGCCGTAGCTCTAAACTTTAAGAATAAAAAAGAATTTGACACTAACAATGATAAGGGATATCTTTTTCCACTTACTACTTCTACCGGAGATACAATTCCAGGTGCAATAGCTGGTTTGGCTAATTACCAATTAAGGATGGGCAATAACCTTGGTTTAAAGGTTGATGAAAAGATTGCTTTTGAAAAGATAAAGTCAGACCTGCTTTCTAATAAAGATTTACAAAAAGACTGGGATATGGTTTTTCCTAGAACTTATATAGCTAAAGATAAAGCTGGTGCAAAAGACTACATTAATTCTAGAGTAGCTTATTACAACAGTAAAACAGATTTATCTGAATTAGAATATAAAAATCTAGTGTCTTTATACCAGACTATTGAGAAAAAAGAAAAAATAGATTCTCTACAAATTGTAATGGAAGAAAAGTTTCCTACAGGGACTATGGCGCAACAAAAAGCCTGGTCTACTTTTTATAATGAACAAGACTACGATAAAAAAAAGGAATTGTTTGAAGAGTTTAAAACTAAGTTTGGAGCAAAAAGCAGGTTAAAAGATGTTGTAGCTACAAGACTTGCATCAGCTGCTATAGAAAACGGAAAAAAAGAAGAGTATGCAGAAATTATGGATCAAGTATCTGATAAAAGTATGTTGCCAAGCGCATATAATACTCTTGCTTGGAACTATGCAGAGAAAGGTGAAAATTTAGAATTTGCGTCAGAAATATCTAAAAAATCTTTAGACATAACAAAGCATGCAATTAATAATCCGGTTGATAAGCCTGTTTACATTACAAAATCTCAGTACATAAATAATATGACAAGTACTTACAATATGTATGCAGACACTTATGCTTTAATTAAGTATAAACAAGGCGAAATTGCAGAAGCAAT containing:
- the kdsA gene encoding 3-deoxy-8-phosphooctulonate synthase, whose protein sequence is MNLDLIPQIKHTKSDNFFLLSGPCAIEGEDMALRIAEKIITITDKLEIPYVFKGSFKKANRSRVDSFTGIGDDKALKILRKVSETFNVPTVTDIHEVSDAEKAAEYVDILQIPAFLVRQTDLVVAAANTGKVVNLKKGQFMSPESMQHAVTKVTDSNNQQVMVTDRGTMFGYQDMIVDFRGIPTMKQYAPVLLDVTHSLQQPNQSSGVTGGRPDMIETIARAGIVTGADGIFMETHFDPANAKSDGANMLHLDHLERVLTNLVAIRKTVNSLK
- a CDS encoding DUF3858 domain-containing protein; this encodes MFKNIVLFCIALISTTQLVAQESYTFGQLSDFDKNFTVYEKDSTANAVVLYEKGNNQFLVIDNKILIEKKYYVKIKILKKEGLGNANIIIPFKSTEKISEIVFDINAITHNKDSQNNLSQSDIYRVGIGLNLGAVKFAFPNVKVGSIIEYEYTLLSPFIYNFKGWEFQSNIPKIYSEFNAKIPGNYKYNRSLIGFLKLDINESKKEKNCFNVGFAYAAECEVLKYAINDIPAFDLDEEFTLSPLNYLSRIDFELASTVSFNIGKVHNYTASWEDVDKEFKKDKNIGRQLTKKGFFEKNVPESLLTEGDSLTRAKNIFNFVKDRFTWNNKYGIYRNIRVKSAFDNKTGNIGEINISLINLLNSAGLKTDLVLLSTRSNGLPKKSHPVISDFNYVIAKTVIGGKTYLLDASDKLMPFGMLPYRALNYQGRVMDFKNDSYWETITPEEDNQLYVLANLALDPESHKITGSYNEMNSGYLAIERKKVLNSTTEDDYLNDKEKEIGASAEIDEYNLVEEQSNEKRTVENFSYTNNTILDQNTLYINPFLVKSFSSTNPFTAEERKYPVDFGFKRTYTYAAKITIPTEYTIEEIPKNINLSLPNKGGRLQMLVNSKSNLITVSFKLIINKEQYSPNEYFSLKELFKQVTNAQNNSLIVLKKA
- a CDS encoding TlpA family protein disulfide reductase; the encoded protein is MKIIKCLFALTLVVLSFSCKEKSKENGVTIGSLYISKATLKPGDSLDLKYTTDANEEDISAFYYYTVGSKTYPVDITLNKADSLYKSTIVIPDSATAVALNFKNKKEFDTNNDKGYLFPLTTSTGDTIPGAIAGLANYQLRMGNNLGLKVDEKIAFEKIKSDLLSNKDLQKDWDMVFPRTYIAKDKAGAKDYINSRVAYYNSKTDLSELEYKNLVSLYQTIEKKEKIDSLQIVMEEKFPTGTMAQQKAWSTFYNEQDYDKKKELFEEFKTKFGAKSRLKDVVATRLASAAIENGKKEEYAEIMDQVSDKSMLPSAYNTLAWNYAEKGENLEFASEISKKSLDITKHAINNPVDKPVYITKSQYINNMTSTYNMYADTYALIKYKQGEIAEAIAYQKEAIADGKDPQLNERYVMFLNSDKKHDVILKEAALFIKEGNTTAKINDYYKQAYVAKNGSEDGFTENFEALEKVGYDKLVAKTKEEMIDKKPKNFKLKNTKGETVELAALKGKTVILDFWATWCGPCKASFPGMQQAVNKYKDNDNVVFLFVDTMESGDFDTRTKLAGDFVKNNNYSFNVVIDNPVKEGSRAYKVASNFEVNGIPTKVIIGPDGNIKFVSVGYSGSTDKLVKELSLKIDLLNS